A single Actinomadura algeriensis DNA region contains:
- a CDS encoding carboxylesterase/lipase family protein: MEPVVRTQHGRIRGITRDGVTAFLGVPYAAPPFGPNRFRAPVPPEPWDGVRDAAEYGPTAPKPGYAGPFKTLLPDPEIPGEDCLNLNVWTPDPGGSGLPVMVWIHGGAFVNGSGAVPTYEGRNFARDGVVCVTINYRLGVEGFANLAGAPTNRGLRDQIAALEWVRDNIAAFGGDPGRVTVFGESAGAMSVTTLLSLDLGLFRRAITQSGSGNIAQDPDDALLVAKEIAARLGVEPTAEGFAALDPSAILPVQAAVSGEVSALPDPGRWGATTASGGMALTPILDGELITARPEDAIAAGAGRDVDLLTGYTAEEFRLFLMPTGVAAVLTGDLVGAATAGMGVPPAVAAAYRERHPDLTAGELMATIITDSLFRMPAHRTAAGHAANGGRTWMYEFGWRSPNHDLGACHALELGFMFDNLEPDSALAGPNPPQPLADAMHRAWVRFATDGDPGWEPFDARERTVRVFDGEANATVRDPRGADRELWD, translated from the coding sequence ATGGAGCCGGTCGTCCGCACGCAGCACGGCAGGATCCGGGGCATCACCCGGGACGGTGTCACCGCCTTCCTCGGCGTCCCGTACGCCGCGCCGCCGTTCGGCCCGAACCGGTTCCGGGCCCCGGTACCGCCCGAGCCGTGGGACGGCGTCCGCGACGCCGCCGAGTACGGCCCGACCGCCCCCAAGCCCGGCTACGCGGGCCCGTTCAAGACCCTGCTGCCCGACCCCGAGATCCCGGGCGAGGACTGCCTCAACCTCAACGTCTGGACGCCCGACCCCGGCGGGTCCGGGCTGCCGGTGATGGTGTGGATCCACGGCGGCGCGTTCGTCAACGGGTCCGGCGCCGTCCCCACCTACGAGGGGCGCAACTTCGCGCGGGACGGCGTCGTCTGCGTGACGATCAACTACCGGCTCGGCGTCGAGGGCTTCGCGAACCTCGCCGGCGCGCCGACCAACCGGGGCCTGCGCGACCAGATCGCCGCCCTGGAATGGGTCCGCGACAACATCGCCGCGTTCGGCGGCGACCCCGGACGGGTCACGGTGTTCGGCGAGTCGGCGGGCGCGATGAGCGTCACCACCCTGCTCTCCCTCGACCTCGGCCTGTTCCGCCGCGCGATCACGCAGAGCGGCTCCGGCAACATCGCGCAGGACCCGGACGACGCGCTGCTCGTCGCGAAGGAGATCGCCGCCCGGCTCGGCGTCGAGCCGACCGCCGAGGGATTCGCCGCGCTCGACCCGTCCGCGATCCTCCCCGTGCAGGCCGCCGTGTCGGGCGAGGTGTCGGCGCTGCCCGACCCGGGCCGCTGGGGCGCCACCACCGCGTCCGGCGGGATGGCGCTCACCCCGATCCTGGACGGCGAGCTGATCACCGCCCGTCCCGAGGACGCCATCGCGGCCGGCGCCGGCCGGGACGTCGACCTCCTCACCGGCTACACCGCCGAGGAGTTCCGGCTGTTCCTCATGCCGACCGGCGTCGCCGCCGTCCTCACCGGCGACCTGGTCGGCGCCGCCACCGCCGGGATGGGCGTCCCGCCGGCCGTGGCCGCCGCGTACCGCGAACGGCACCCCGATCTCACCGCGGGCGAGCTGATGGCGACGATCATCACCGACAGCCTGTTCCGGATGCCCGCGCACCGCACCGCCGCCGGGCACGCCGCGAACGGCGGACGGACGTGGATGTACGAGTTCGGCTGGCGGTCCCCCAACCACGACCTCGGCGCCTGCCACGCCCTCGAACTCGGCTTCATGTTCGACAACCTCGAACCGGACTCGGCACTCGCCGGGCCGAACCCGCCGCAGCCCCTCGCCGACGCGATGCACCGCGCGTGGGTGCGGTTCGCGACGGACGGCGACCCCGGCTGGGAGCCGTTCGACGCGCGCGAACGCACCGTCCGCGTCTTCGACGGCGAGGCGAACGCGACCGTCCGCGACCCGCGCGGCGCCGACCGCGAACTCTGGGACTGA
- the hisN gene encoding histidinol-phosphatase codes for MAGYSDDLRFAHVLADQADDITTKRFRALDLDVETKPDLTPVSDADRGVEEQLRATLGRSRPRDAILGEEYGRTGGGNRCWVIDPIDATKNFVRGVPVWATLIALMENDEVVVGVVSAPALNRRWWAARGGGAFTGRSLNRATPIGVSSVGELSDASLSFSSLSGWEEQGRLQHFLELTREVWRTRAFGDFWSHMMVAEGAVDVSAEPEVSLWDLAALQVIVEEAGGMFTDLTGVPGPDGGSVVCTNGRLHADVLRTLGGGRPTLRI; via the coding sequence GTGGCGGGCTATTCCGATGACCTGCGTTTCGCGCACGTGCTGGCGGACCAGGCCGATGACATCACGACCAAGCGCTTCCGCGCGCTCGATCTCGACGTCGAGACCAAACCGGACCTGACTCCGGTGAGCGACGCCGACCGCGGCGTGGAGGAGCAGTTGCGCGCCACGCTCGGCCGGTCCCGGCCGCGCGACGCGATCCTCGGCGAGGAGTACGGGCGGACCGGCGGCGGGAACCGCTGCTGGGTCATCGACCCGATCGACGCGACGAAGAACTTCGTGCGGGGCGTGCCGGTGTGGGCGACGCTGATCGCGCTGATGGAGAACGACGAGGTGGTCGTCGGGGTCGTGTCGGCGCCCGCGCTGAACCGGCGCTGGTGGGCGGCGCGGGGCGGCGGCGCCTTCACCGGCCGCAGCCTGAACCGGGCGACGCCGATCGGCGTGTCGTCGGTCGGGGAGCTGTCGGACGCGTCGCTGTCGTTCTCGAGCCTGAGCGGCTGGGAGGAGCAGGGGCGGCTGCAGCACTTCCTGGAGCTGACGCGCGAGGTGTGGCGGACGCGGGCGTTCGGCGACTTCTGGTCGCACATGATGGTCGCCGAGGGCGCCGTGGACGTGTCGGCGGAGCCGGAGGTGTCGCTGTGGGACCTCGCGGCGCTGCAGGTGATCGTCGAGGAGGCGGGCGGGATGTTCACCGACCTGACCGGGGTGCCGGGGCCGGACGGCGGCAGCGTGGTGTGCACGAACGGGCGGCTGCACGCCGACGTCCTGCGCACGCTGGGCGGCGGCCGGCCGACCCTGCGGATCTGA
- a CDS encoding AMP-binding protein, producing MLRRLGSTAQNALEVARFGGFDTDEDASPCEVVTEQRVYRLRHYFPDAGDGPAILLVPPLMITAEVYDVSSRSSAVGVLRGLGADPWVVDFGAPEREPGGLERTVTDHVLAVADAVDRVRKITGRDVHLAGYSQGGMFVYQTAAYLRSEGVASVVTFGSPSDTSVGLPFGVPSRLAVEGLERIPDWALGEFAVPGWVTRLGFQLLSPVKSVRSRAEFILQLHDRERLAPRERQRRFLEREGWVSWPGPALAEFLRQFIQHNRMLTGGFVIGDRLVTLADITCPVLTFVGEVDEIAAPPMVRGIRRAAPRAEVYETSLRAGHFGLVVGSVATEQTWPAVAGWARWRDGAGGPPEIVAPVTGDEEVRATRPPGGLAGYGLQLAMGVGTGAATSALRTVSRTASGTRQLAGQAAQNLPRLARLERIHSSTRMSMGLLLDEQAARMPDEVFFVYQGRAHTHEAAKRRVDAIVRGLIHLGVRQGEAVGMLMGTRPSALALVAALSRLGAVAVLLRPDGDPAAEARLGNVTRVIADPEHAARAAELADGLGVPAHLLGGARGPGRDLLPDMEGIDVDGLKPPAWYRPNPGRAGDLAFVVFSGDGEHLRASRITNRRWALSAFGTASSAALSPSDTVYSITPIQHPSALLMSLGGAVAGGARLALAGGYDPATFWDEARRYGVTVASYTWTLLRDLVNAPPDPAERHHAVRLFIGSGMPRNLWRRVEERFAPARVLEFYASTAGESVLVNLSGKKPGSLGRPLPGGAPVRLARYDLERGRLAEGPDGLAVECEPDEIGMLLSRVRPAALGDAARPVRGVFEPDDAWSITGDLFTRDADGDFWPVGRDAELIRTAEGIVPPGPIRDALGELPYIDAVAVYGIPVGDAEIVAAAVRLRDGAELKLLDVAQALLRLEFRLRPRLVRVVDEIPVTAGRRLQTGPLRDEGVPEAGDRRAFARDRGGGYRPLSGWARRNLLSAPKADPAEGVAGHPG from the coding sequence ATGCTGCGCCGGTTGGGGTCCACCGCGCAGAACGCCCTGGAGGTCGCCCGCTTCGGCGGGTTCGACACCGATGAGGACGCCTCTCCGTGCGAGGTGGTGACCGAGCAGCGGGTGTACCGGCTGCGGCACTACTTCCCGGACGCGGGGGACGGGCCGGCGATCCTGCTCGTCCCGCCGCTGATGATCACCGCGGAGGTGTACGACGTCTCGTCGCGGTCGAGCGCGGTGGGCGTCCTGCGCGGCCTCGGCGCCGACCCCTGGGTGGTCGACTTCGGCGCGCCGGAGCGGGAGCCGGGCGGGCTGGAACGGACGGTCACCGACCACGTCCTCGCGGTCGCCGACGCCGTCGACCGGGTCCGGAAGATCACCGGACGGGACGTGCACCTGGCGGGGTACTCGCAGGGCGGCATGTTCGTCTACCAGACGGCCGCGTACCTGCGCAGCGAGGGCGTCGCGTCGGTCGTGACGTTCGGCAGCCCGTCCGACACGAGCGTAGGGCTGCCGTTCGGGGTGCCGAGCCGGCTGGCCGTCGAGGGACTGGAGCGGATCCCCGACTGGGCGCTGGGCGAGTTCGCGGTCCCGGGCTGGGTGACGCGGCTGGGATTCCAGCTGCTCAGCCCGGTGAAGTCGGTGCGGTCGCGCGCGGAGTTCATCCTGCAGCTGCACGACCGGGAGCGGCTGGCGCCCCGCGAGCGGCAACGGCGGTTCCTGGAGCGGGAGGGCTGGGTGTCGTGGCCCGGGCCCGCGCTCGCGGAGTTCCTGCGGCAGTTCATCCAGCACAACCGGATGCTGACGGGCGGGTTCGTCATCGGCGACCGGCTGGTCACGCTCGCCGACATCACCTGCCCCGTGCTGACGTTCGTGGGGGAGGTCGACGAGATCGCGGCGCCGCCGATGGTGCGCGGCATCCGGCGGGCCGCGCCGCGCGCCGAGGTGTACGAGACGTCCCTGCGCGCCGGGCACTTCGGGCTCGTCGTCGGGTCGGTCGCGACCGAGCAGACGTGGCCCGCCGTCGCCGGGTGGGCGCGGTGGCGCGACGGGGCGGGCGGGCCGCCGGAGATCGTCGCGCCCGTCACCGGGGACGAGGAGGTCCGCGCGACGCGCCCGCCGGGCGGCCTCGCCGGGTACGGGCTGCAGCTCGCGATGGGCGTCGGGACGGGCGCCGCGACGTCGGCGCTGCGGACGGTGTCGCGGACGGCGAGCGGCACCCGGCAGCTCGCGGGGCAGGCGGCGCAGAACCTGCCGCGGCTCGCGCGGCTGGAGCGGATCCACTCCTCCACCCGCATGTCGATGGGGCTGCTGCTGGACGAGCAGGCCGCCCGGATGCCGGACGAGGTGTTCTTCGTCTACCAGGGGCGCGCGCACACGCACGAGGCGGCCAAGCGGCGGGTCGACGCGATCGTCCGCGGGCTGATCCACCTCGGGGTGCGGCAGGGCGAGGCGGTCGGGATGCTGATGGGCACGCGGCCGTCGGCGCTCGCGCTCGTCGCGGCGCTGTCGCGGCTGGGCGCCGTCGCGGTGCTGCTGCGCCCGGACGGCGACCCGGCGGCGGAGGCGCGGCTCGGGAACGTCACCCGGGTGATCGCCGACCCCGAGCACGCGGCGCGGGCGGCGGAACTGGCCGACGGCCTCGGCGTCCCGGCCCACCTGCTCGGCGGCGCCCGCGGCCCCGGGCGGGACCTCCTGCCGGACATGGAGGGCATCGACGTCGACGGGCTGAAGCCGCCCGCCTGGTACCGGCCGAACCCCGGACGGGCCGGCGACCTCGCGTTCGTCGTGTTCAGCGGGGACGGCGAGCATCTGCGGGCCAGCCGGATCACGAACCGGCGGTGGGCGCTGTCGGCCTTCGGGACCGCCTCGTCGGCCGCGCTGTCGCCGTCCGACACCGTGTACAGCATCACCCCGATCCAGCATCCGTCGGCGCTGCTGATGAGCCTCGGCGGCGCCGTCGCGGGCGGCGCGCGGCTCGCCCTGGCGGGCGGCTACGATCCCGCGACGTTCTGGGACGAGGCGCGCCGGTACGGGGTGACGGTCGCGTCCTACACGTGGACGCTGCTGCGCGACCTCGTGAACGCGCCGCCGGACCCGGCCGAGCGGCACCACGCCGTCCGGCTGTTCATCGGCTCGGGGATGCCGCGCAACCTGTGGCGGCGGGTCGAGGAGCGGTTCGCGCCCGCGCGGGTGCTGGAGTTCTACGCGTCCACGGCGGGCGAGTCGGTGCTGGTGAACCTCAGCGGGAAGAAGCCCGGATCGCTGGGCCGCCCGCTGCCGGGCGGCGCGCCGGTGCGGCTCGCCCGCTACGACCTGGAACGGGGCAGGCTCGCCGAGGGGCCGGACGGGCTCGCGGTCGAGTGCGAGCCGGACGAGATCGGCATGCTGCTGTCGCGGGTGCGCCCGGCGGCCCTCGGGGACGCGGCCCGCCCGGTGCGCGGCGTGTTCGAGCCGGACGACGCGTGGTCGATCACCGGGGACCTGTTCACCCGCGACGCCGACGGCGACTTCTGGCCGGTCGGGCGGGACGCGGAGCTGATCCGGACGGCCGAGGGAATCGTCCCGCCGGGCCCGATCCGGGACGCGCTCGGCGAACTGCCGTACATCGACGCCGTCGCCGTCTACGGGATCCCGGTGGGGGACGCGGAGATCGTCGCCGCGGCCGTCCGGCTGCGGGACGGCGCCGAGCTGAAACTTCTCGACGTCGCGCAGGCGCTGCTGCGGCTGGAGTTCCGGTTGCGGCCCCGGCTGGTCCGGGTGGTGGACGAGATCCCGGTGACGGCGGGGCGGCGGCTGCAGACGGGGCCGCTGCGCGACGAGGGGGTGCCGGAGGCGGGGGACCGCCGGGCGTTCGCCCGCGACCGCGGCGGCGGCTACCGCCCGCTGTCGGGATGGGCGCGGCGGAACCTGCTGAGCGCCCCGAAGGCGGATCCGGCCGAGGGCGTCGCAGGTCACCCTGGATAA
- a CDS encoding TetR/AcrR family transcriptional regulator — protein MTTDATDVDAAGPGTPGLLARLASPEPGGGADDPAARILDAALAEFETYGLRRVSVEDVARRAGVARTTVYRRFGTKDGLLQAVILREVRRFLTAIARATEGLATPEDAVVEGFVAGLQGARRHPLMRRVLESEPETLLPQLGMNGGAVLVAARDVLAGRLRRARPADAADHDAVAEVLVRLAASLLLVPGGGLPLEEDDDIRAFARDYLTRMLHRP, from the coding sequence ATGACGACCGATGCGACCGACGTGGACGCCGCCGGACCGGGCACTCCCGGGCTGCTCGCCCGGCTGGCGTCCCCCGAGCCCGGCGGCGGCGCCGACGACCCGGCCGCCCGGATCCTGGACGCCGCGCTCGCCGAGTTCGAGACCTACGGGCTCCGCCGCGTCAGCGTCGAGGACGTCGCCCGGCGGGCCGGTGTCGCGCGCACCACCGTCTACCGCCGGTTCGGCACCAAGGACGGGCTGCTGCAGGCGGTGATCCTGCGCGAGGTGCGCCGGTTCCTCACCGCGATCGCCCGCGCCACCGAGGGCCTCGCCACCCCCGAGGACGCCGTCGTCGAGGGCTTCGTCGCGGGCCTGCAGGGCGCGCGGCGGCACCCGCTGATGCGGCGCGTCCTGGAGAGCGAGCCGGAGACCCTGCTGCCGCAGCTCGGCATGAACGGCGGCGCGGTGCTCGTCGCGGCCCGCGACGTCCTCGCCGGACGGCTCCGCCGCGCCCGTCCGGCGGACGCGGCCGACCACGACGCCGTCGCCGAGGTGCTGGTGCGGCTCGCCGCGTCGCTGCTGCTGGTGCCGGGCGGCGGGCTGCCGCTGGAGGAGGACGACGACATCCGCGCGTTCGCCCGCGACTACCTCACCCGCATGCTGCACCGCCCCTGA
- a CDS encoding oxygenase MpaB family protein yields MTDPAPTPLGPGSLTWRYFGDTRMLLVGPRAAVLQNMLPALGQGVLDHSVFFAETFARLQRSAGPILNTVYGGERALETGRTVRDYHRDIKGTMPDGSRYHALDPETYYWAHATFLDHMLYMIETFVRPLSEADRRRIYEESKVWFRMYGVSERAMPDDWDGFRAYWGRMLDEEIVAHKTARYGVGYVTKGLPAPRRVPAPVWRAVSPPLNAVARFITVGGMPPRMRELLDLPWSAADERRHRRFAALVRRGNALWPLLPESVRYLPQARRAFREARKARRRPSRGGGQEPERMRAS; encoded by the coding sequence ATGACGGACCCGGCTCCCACCCCGCTCGGCCCCGGCTCCCTCACCTGGCGGTACTTCGGCGACACCCGCATGCTGCTCGTCGGCCCGCGCGCGGCCGTCCTGCAGAACATGCTGCCCGCGCTCGGGCAGGGCGTCCTGGACCACTCGGTGTTCTTCGCGGAGACGTTCGCGCGGCTCCAGCGGTCGGCCGGGCCGATCCTGAACACCGTCTACGGCGGGGAGCGGGCCCTGGAGACCGGGCGGACGGTGCGCGACTACCACCGCGACATCAAGGGGACGATGCCGGACGGCTCGCGCTACCACGCGCTCGATCCCGAGACGTACTACTGGGCGCACGCGACCTTCCTCGACCACATGCTCTACATGATCGAGACGTTCGTGCGGCCGCTCTCCGAGGCGGACAGGCGCCGGATCTACGAGGAGTCGAAGGTCTGGTTCCGGATGTACGGGGTCAGCGAGCGGGCGATGCCAGACGACTGGGACGGCTTCCGCGCGTACTGGGGGCGGATGCTCGACGAGGAGATCGTCGCGCACAAGACCGCCCGGTACGGCGTCGGCTACGTGACGAAGGGGCTGCCCGCGCCGCGGCGCGTCCCGGCGCCGGTGTGGCGGGCGGTGTCGCCGCCGCTGAACGCGGTCGCCCGGTTCATCACAGTCGGCGGCATGCCGCCCCGGATGCGGGAGCTGCTCGACCTGCCGTGGAGCGCGGCGGACGAGCGCCGCCACCGGCGGTTCGCCGCGCTCGTCCGGCGCGGGAACGCGCTGTGGCCGCTGCTGCCGGAGTCCGTCCGGTACCTGCCGCAGGCCCGCCGCGCCTTCCGGGAGGCGCGGAAGGCGCGGCGGCGCCCGTCACGGGGCGGGGGTCAGGAGCCGGAGCGGATGCGGGCGTCGTAG
- a CDS encoding SDR family oxidoreductase, with protein sequence MSKAIAITGAARGIGLATARAVKARGAAVVIGDIDETAVRAAADELGVTGLVVDVTSRESFAAFLDAAETAAGPLDVLINNAGIMPIGPVTQESEADARRCLDINVHGVMTGTKLALDRMLPRGHGHIVNVASLAGILYTPGLALYNASKAAVVAFTEATRLEVRDRGVHVGAVLPSFTNTELVAGTASPNGMRNCEPEDIAAAVVELIGRPRPQVVVPKKLGAQTRIGALLPDRVRRAVSRRYGLDKIFLEYDPAARKGYDARIRSGS encoded by the coding sequence GTGAGCAAGGCCATCGCGATCACCGGGGCGGCGCGCGGCATCGGCCTCGCCACCGCCCGCGCCGTCAAGGCGCGCGGCGCCGCCGTCGTCATCGGCGACATCGACGAGACGGCCGTGCGGGCGGCGGCGGACGAGCTGGGCGTCACCGGGCTCGTCGTGGACGTCACGTCCCGCGAGTCGTTCGCGGCGTTCCTCGACGCGGCCGAGACGGCGGCCGGGCCCCTCGACGTCCTGATCAACAACGCGGGGATCATGCCGATCGGGCCCGTCACGCAGGAGAGCGAGGCCGACGCCCGCCGCTGCCTCGACATCAACGTGCACGGCGTGATGACCGGCACCAAGCTCGCCCTCGACCGGATGCTGCCGCGCGGGCACGGCCACATCGTCAACGTCGCGTCGCTCGCCGGGATCCTGTACACCCCCGGCCTGGCCCTCTACAACGCCAGCAAGGCCGCCGTCGTCGCGTTCACCGAGGCGACACGGCTGGAGGTGCGCGACCGGGGCGTGCACGTCGGCGCCGTCCTGCCGTCCTTCACCAACACCGAGCTGGTCGCCGGGACGGCGAGCCCCAACGGGATGCGCAACTGCGAGCCCGAGGACATCGCCGCCGCGGTCGTCGAGCTGATCGGACGGCCGCGCCCGCAGGTCGTCGTGCCGAAGAAACTCGGCGCGCAGACCCGGATCGGGGCGCTGCTGCCCGACCGGGTCCGGCGGGCGGTCTCCCGCCGGTACGGCCTCGACAAGATCTTCCTGGAGTACGACCCGGCGGCCCGCAAGGGCTACGACGCCCGCATCCGCTCCGGCTCCTGA
- a CDS encoding serine/threonine-protein kinase, translating into MTQVIAGRYELLEPLGHHGTGLVWHARDRVLDREVAVQEVSADRLGADPAGRLASIVREARAATRLDHPGIVTVHDAVEEDGRPWIVVRLVRARSLATIVERDGPLPPERVAAIGLELLDALRAAHAAGIVHRDVAPGHVLLSAGRPVLTGFGVAAGEPLARPAPERAAGHPASPASDLWSLGATLYATVEGRPPFPDGPPAAEPDPPRLAGPLTPVLHGLLRAAPEQRIGPEEAEQLLRRVLGHGTASETPASTPPPFPPPFPPAFPPPPPPMPQPAYVPPGAPSAGPPPRTGPRWSIIVPIGVLAIVFLAAAIAAGLLLTLREDTGRTASGAPSGELSSRPPSTSPYRVHYGEGYTVNVPSGWSASPEDDGMLFSDPDAAVIRSISLQRVIAADDAAAGADVVEALEDAAESFAADPVTYPGYRRERFTELRYLGDDAAELQFTFSAADVESRMRMRLFRFDGAIYSAIVTAQLDEWNAVVPHYETFLRTFRPLS; encoded by the coding sequence ATGACCCAAGTCATCGCGGGACGGTACGAGCTGCTGGAGCCGCTCGGCCACCACGGGACGGGGCTCGTGTGGCACGCCCGCGACCGCGTCCTGGACCGGGAGGTCGCGGTCCAGGAGGTGTCCGCGGACCGCCTGGGGGCCGACCCGGCCGGACGGCTCGCGAGCATCGTCCGGGAGGCGAGGGCGGCGACCCGGCTCGACCATCCCGGCATCGTCACCGTCCACGACGCGGTCGAGGAGGACGGCCGGCCGTGGATCGTCGTGCGGCTCGTCCGCGCGCGGTCCCTCGCCACGATCGTCGAGCGGGACGGGCCGCTGCCGCCCGAGCGGGTCGCGGCGATCGGCCTGGAGCTCCTCGACGCCCTGCGCGCCGCGCACGCCGCCGGGATCGTGCACCGCGACGTCGCACCCGGCCACGTCCTGCTCTCCGCCGGACGTCCCGTCCTCACCGGCTTCGGCGTCGCGGCCGGCGAGCCCCTCGCCCGCCCGGCGCCCGAGCGGGCCGCCGGGCATCCGGCGTCCCCGGCGTCCGACCTGTGGTCGCTGGGCGCCACCCTCTACGCGACCGTCGAGGGCCGCCCGCCGTTCCCGGACGGGCCGCCCGCCGCCGAGCCGGACCCGCCGCGGCTCGCGGGCCCGCTCACGCCCGTCCTGCACGGCCTGCTCCGCGCGGCGCCGGAGCAGCGGATCGGCCCGGAGGAGGCCGAGCAGTTGCTCCGCCGGGTCCTCGGTCACGGCACGGCGTCGGAGACGCCCGCGAGCACGCCGCCGCCGTTCCCGCCTCCCTTCCCGCCCGCGTTCCCGCCTCCGCCGCCGCCCATGCCGCAGCCCGCGTACGTCCCGCCGGGCGCGCCTTCGGCCGGACCGCCGCCGCGTACGGGCCCGCGGTGGTCGATCATCGTCCCGATCGGCGTCCTCGCGATCGTGTTCCTGGCCGCCGCCATCGCCGCCGGGCTGCTGCTCACCCTCCGCGAGGACACCGGACGGACCGCGTCCGGGGCCCCGAGCGGCGAGCTCTCGTCGCGCCCCCCGAGCACGTCCCCGTACCGGGTGCACTACGGGGAGGGGTACACCGTGAACGTGCCCTCCGGCTGGAGCGCCTCCCCGGAGGACGACGGGATGCTCTTCTCCGATCCCGACGCGGCGGTGATCCGCAGCATCTCGCTCCAGCGGGTCATCGCCGCCGACGACGCCGCGGCCGGCGCCGACGTCGTCGAGGCGCTGGAGGACGCGGCCGAGTCGTTCGCCGCCGACCCGGTGACCTATCCGGGGTACCGGCGGGAACGGTTCACCGAACTGCGCTACCTGGGCGACGACGCGGCGGAACTCCAGTTCACCTTCAGCGCCGCCGACGTCGAGTCCCGCATGAGAATGCGGCTGTTCCGATTCGACGGCGCGATCTACAGCGCCATCGTGACCGCGCAACTGGACGAGTGGAACGCGGTCGTCCCCCACTACGAGACGTTCCTGCGGACGTTCCGCCCGCTCTCCTAG
- a CDS encoding cytochrome P450 produces the protein MTGVLAPPPQGSDLKAVPGVPGIPYIGNTLSVMRDPIGQARKRYDAYGPVAWGWLLGQRTCTVQGPEAAEVVLVNRDKAFANGPAWSYFIGPFFYRGIMLLDFEEHLHHRRIMQQAFTRPRLRSYMDAMAPGIVKGLDAWEPGQDFKVYDHLKQLTLDLAVDVFMGVELDRAERDRVNGAFIDAVRAGTAYVRFPVPGLRWHKGLRARKVLEEFFYRHLPAKRRDGGDDLFAALCQAETDDGHRFSDEDVVNHMIFALMAAHDTTTITLTTMSYYLAKYPEWQERLREESLALGKPRPGYDDLDAFTGIDMVMKESLRMVAPVPALPRKVVKDTSILGYHVPAGTVVVVPMLSNHHMAEWWPDPERFDPERFSADRREDKAHKYAWAPFGGGAHKCIGLYFAGMQVKTILHQMLQRYRWSVPARYEWPLDTTSLPSPKDGLPVRLDRLETP, from the coding sequence ATGACGGGCGTTCTCGCGCCGCCGCCGCAGGGCAGCGACCTGAAGGCGGTCCCCGGCGTACCGGGCATCCCCTACATCGGCAACACGCTCTCGGTGATGCGCGACCCGATCGGCCAGGCCCGCAAGCGCTACGACGCGTACGGGCCGGTCGCCTGGGGCTGGCTCCTCGGGCAGCGCACCTGCACGGTGCAGGGGCCCGAGGCCGCGGAGGTCGTCCTGGTCAACCGGGACAAGGCCTTCGCGAACGGCCCCGCCTGGAGTTACTTCATCGGCCCGTTCTTCTACCGCGGCATCATGCTCCTGGACTTCGAGGAGCACCTGCACCACCGCCGCATCATGCAGCAGGCGTTCACCCGGCCCCGGCTGCGCTCCTACATGGACGCGATGGCGCCCGGCATCGTCAAGGGACTCGACGCCTGGGAGCCCGGCCAGGACTTCAAGGTGTACGACCACCTGAAGCAGCTCACGCTCGACCTCGCGGTCGACGTGTTCATGGGCGTCGAGCTCGATCGCGCCGAACGCGACCGCGTCAACGGCGCGTTCATCGACGCCGTCCGCGCCGGGACCGCCTACGTGCGCTTCCCCGTGCCCGGCCTGCGCTGGCACAAGGGGCTGCGGGCCCGCAAGGTGCTGGAGGAGTTCTTCTACCGGCACCTGCCGGCCAAGCGGCGCGACGGCGGCGACGACCTGTTCGCCGCGCTCTGCCAGGCCGAGACCGACGACGGCCACCGCTTCTCCGACGAGGACGTCGTCAACCACATGATCTTCGCGCTGATGGCGGCGCACGACACCACCACCATCACGCTGACCACGATGTCCTACTACCTGGCGAAGTACCCCGAGTGGCAGGAGCGGCTGCGCGAGGAGTCGCTCGCCCTCGGCAAGCCGCGGCCCGGTTACGACGACCTCGACGCCTTCACCGGCATCGACATGGTGATGAAGGAGTCGCTGCGGATGGTCGCGCCCGTCCCGGCGCTGCCGCGCAAGGTCGTCAAGGACACCTCGATCCTCGGCTACCACGTGCCCGCCGGGACGGTCGTCGTGGTGCCGATGCTCAGCAACCACCACATGGCCGAATGGTGGCCCGACCCGGAGCGCTTCGACCCCGAGCGCTTCTCCGCGGACCGCCGCGAGGACAAGGCGCACAAGTACGCGTGGGCGCCGTTCGGCGGCGGCGCGCACAAGTGCATCGGGCTCTACTTCGCCGGCATGCAGGTCAAGACGATCCTGCACCAGATGCTGCAGCGGTACCGGTGGAGCGTCCCGGCGCGGTACGAATGGCCGCTGGACACCACGTCCCTGCCCTCGCCCAAGGACGGGCTGCCCGTCCGCCTCGACCGTCTGGAGACCCCGTGA